A genome region from Anastrepha obliqua isolate idAnaObli1 chromosome 4, idAnaObli1_1.0, whole genome shotgun sequence includes the following:
- the LOC129243503 gene encoding uncharacterized protein LOC129243503 has protein sequence MFSKVFAAVLVAVAILHQAASASVPDSPDSPDIPDTPEAREAPNSLDAPLEPAAEIEGRATNFLGVRNWNENAIDKRYSVSDLPALAFALDNIYNGNFESFKKMVNLHLYLFKKFDDNGDVNDKYTFNVAYYFSKIKNNGFYSSLTNSVKRTLNNYISYLPPSLDFLFFQSSFCLMNRKYLTYSFASDMHIDQQRDYVFVWNNNNNQKVAWTKELSDVSNNRQTKLKFSLKNLKTRRYAYLERNSYAGKTNLLTVWRSSNGKPSHADWTVSLYQNQLIFSQSGRVICASTSLYDQSRRYVYGMDKNGEDVPACQWYAKECP, from the coding sequence ATGTTCTCCAAAGTATTCGCGGCAGTTCTCGTTGCTGTGGCAATTTTGCATCAGGCTGCATCAGCCAGCGTGCCGGATTCGCCGGACTCGCCTGACATACCAGACACACCGGAGGCACGGGAAGCGCCAAATTCATTAGATGCCCCATTAGAGCCTGCTGCAGAGATCGAAGGACGTGCTACCAATTTTCTTGGTGTGAGAAACTGGAATGAAAACGCAATCGATAAAAGATACAGCGTTAGTGATTTACCAGCACTGGCCTTTGCTTTGGACAATATCTACAATGGCAATTTTGAGTCCTTTAAGAAGATGGTCAACCTGCATTTgtatttgttcaaaaaatttgacGATAACGGCGATGTGAATGACAAATATACCTTCAATGTGgcatattatttttcaaaaattaaaaataacggcTTTTATTCGAGTTTAACCAACTCCGTGAAGAGAACCCTGAATAATTATATCAGTTATTTGCCACCCTCGCTCGACTTCTTATTCTTTCAATCATCTTTCTGCCTAATGAACCGTAAGTACTTGACCTACAGCTTTGCCTCAGATATGCATATCGATCAACAGCGCGACTATGTTTTCGtttggaataataataataaccaaaAAGTCGCTTGGACGAAAGAATTGAGCGACGTGTCAAATAATCGACAGACGAAATTGAAATTCTCACTGAAAAATCTGAAGACTAGACGTTACGCATATTTGGAACGCAACAGCTACGCTGGTAAAACAAATCTACTGACAGTTTGGCGTTCCAGCAATGGAAAACCCTCCCATGCCGATTGGACTGTCTCACTCTACCAAAACCAGCTGATATTTAGCCAGAGTGGACGCGTCATTTGCGCAAGTACTTCGCTTTACGATCAGAGCAGACGCTATGTTTATGGAATGGATAAAAATGGAGAGGATGTACCAGCGTGCCAATGGTATGCCAAGGAATGCCCATAA
- the LOC129243504 gene encoding uncharacterized protein LOC129243504, with translation MLTKRLLNASRTLRSARYPALRSVPLRYTSKSPKSPFADGGSHSTMNDLPIPEGDWQENYTRKNIKNTIVLFAGIGSFITSLFLHFTDENINWNYKVPVYDRCT, from the exons ATGCTAACCAAACGACTACTGAATGCCAGCAGAACGCTGCGCAGCG CGCGCTACCCAGCGCTGCGTTCAGTGCCGCTGCGCTACACTAGCAAATCACCAAAATCGCCTTTTGCCGATGGAGGTTCACATAGCACCATGAATGATCTGCCCATACCGGAAGGCGATTGGCAGGAGAATTATACGCGCAAGAATATAAAGAATACAATCGTCCTTTTCGCTGGCATTGGCTCGTTCATTACCTCCTTGTTTTTG CATTTCACGGATGAGAATATAAATTGGAACTATAAGGTGCCCGTTTATGACAGATGCACTTGA